The Mycobacterium riyadhense sequence AAATCATGATCAGCCCGATGACGGTCATGGCCTCCATCGGAGCCCGGCTGGCGCGTCTCACCTTCTCCCCCGACATCTTGCTCACCGACGGTGAGGCCCAGTTGCTGGCGGACACCCCAGCGTTGGGTGAGACGGGAGCCATCGAGGGCTGGATGCCGTTTGGCCGGGTGTTCGAGACGCTGGCCTGGGGACGGCGGCATGTCGTGATGGGCGCCAATCAGGTTGACCGCCATGGTAATCAGAACATTTCGGCGTTCGGGCCGCTGCAACAGCCGACCCGGCAGATGTTCGGAGTCCGCGGCTCGCCCGGCAACACCATCAACCACGCGACCAGCTACTGGGTCGGCAACCATTCCAAACGAGTGTTCACCGAGACCGTCGACATAGTCTCGGGCATCGGCTACGACAAGGTCGCCCCCGACAATCCGGCGTTCCGGTTCGTCAACGTCTACCGGGTGGTGTCCAACCTCGGCGTGTTCGACTTCGACCGCCCGGACCACACCATGCGGGCCGTGAGCCTGCACCCCGGAGTGTCGCCCGACGACGTCCGCGAGGCCACCTCGTTCGAGGTGCACGAACTCGACGAAGCCGGCGAGACCCGGCTGCCGACGGAGGATGAACTGCACTTGATCCGCGAGGTCATCGATCCGAAAGCGCTGCGCGACAGAGAGATCCGGTAGTGAGGCTTGAGACACCGCTGACCGAGCTGGTCGGCGTCGAGCACCCGGTGGTGCAAACCGGGATGGGCTGGGTGGCCGGCGCCCGGCTGGTGTCGGCGGCGGCCAACGCGGGCGGGCTCGGCATCCTGGCCTCGGCCACCATGACGCTCGACGAGTTGGCGACGGCCATCAAGAAGGTCAAGGCCGCCACCGACAAGCCATTCGGGGTGAACGTCCGCGCCGACGCCGCCGACGCCGGCGACCGCGTCGAGCTGATGATCCGCGAGGGCGTGAAGGTGGCGTCGTTCGCACTGGCGCCCAAACAGGAGCTGATAGTCCGGCTGAAAGAGGCTGGTGCCGTGGTCATTCCGTCGATCGGCGCCGCCAAGCATGCACGCAAGGTCGCAAGCTGGGGCGCCGACGCAATGATCGTGCAGGGCGGCGAAGGCGGCGGCCACACCGGGCCCGTCGCCACGACGCTGCTGCTGCCGTCGGTGTTGGACGCCGTCAAGGGCAGCGGCATCCCGGTAATCGCGGCGGGTGGCTTCTTCGACGGCCGTGGCCTTGCCGCGGCCCTGTCCTATGGTGCGGCCGGCGTCGCGATGGGCACCCGGTTTCTGCTTACCTCGGACTCCACCGTGCCAGACGCCGTCAAGCGGCGCTACTTGGAGGCGGCCCTGGACGGCACAGTGGTCACGACCCGCGTCGACGGCATGCCGCACCGGGTGCTGCGCACCGGACTGGTGGAGAAGTTGGAAAGCGGTTCTCGAGCAAGGGGTTTCACTGCGGCCGTGCGCAATGCCGCGAAGTTCAAGCAGATGTCGCAGATGACCTGGCGCTCGATGATCCGCGACGGCCTTGCCATGCGCCACGGTAAGGAATTGACCTGGTCGCAGGTGGTGATGGCGGCCAACACCCCGATGCTGCTCAAGGCCGGGCTGGTTGACGGCAACACGGAGGCCGGAGTGCTGGCGTCGGGCCAAGTGGCCGGCATCCTCGACGACCTGCCGTCGTGCGCCGAACTGATCGAGTCGATTGTCCGCGACGCGATCACCCACCTACGGGCCGCGTCAGCGCTGGTGGTCGACTGACCAACCGAACCGCTTAGACCTCGA is a genomic window containing:
- the ipdB gene encoding cholesterol ring-cleaving hydrolase subunit IpdB → MTEKGSTRAEVCAIACAELFRDAGEIMISPMTVMASIGARLARLTFSPDILLTDGEAQLLADTPALGETGAIEGWMPFGRVFETLAWGRRHVVMGANQVDRHGNQNISAFGPLQQPTRQMFGVRGSPGNTINHATSYWVGNHSKRVFTETVDIVSGIGYDKVAPDNPAFRFVNVYRVVSNLGVFDFDRPDHTMRAVSLHPGVSPDDVREATSFEVHELDEAGETRLPTEDELHLIREVIDPKALRDREIR
- the ipdC gene encoding (3aS,4S,5R,7aS)-5-hydroxy-7a-methyl-1-oxo-octahydro-1H-indene-4-carboxyl-CoA dehydrogenase; translated protein: MRLETPLTELVGVEHPVVQTGMGWVAGARLVSAAANAGGLGILASATMTLDELATAIKKVKAATDKPFGVNVRADAADAGDRVELMIREGVKVASFALAPKQELIVRLKEAGAVVIPSIGAAKHARKVASWGADAMIVQGGEGGGHTGPVATTLLLPSVLDAVKGSGIPVIAAGGFFDGRGLAAALSYGAAGVAMGTRFLLTSDSTVPDAVKRRYLEAALDGTVVTTRVDGMPHRVLRTGLVEKLESGSRARGFTAAVRNAAKFKQMSQMTWRSMIRDGLAMRHGKELTWSQVVMAANTPMLLKAGLVDGNTEAGVLASGQVAGILDDLPSCAELIESIVRDAITHLRAASALVVD